TCATATTCATCTAACGGATTAGGTGCACAAGATTCATTTACAACAAATGGATATGAACAATTTAAACATGCTACCTATAATTTGATTATTGAAGAACAGCAACTACTGCAAGAAAAAATTGAGAAAATAAATGAGATGGAACGTGACGGTTTAATTGATAAAGATCAAGCAAATCTTCTTATTCAAAATATAGAATCAACAACTCAAGAACAGCATAATAGATCATTTGATGAATATCAAAAATTAATACTATCCGAAACAATTCGTAAAGATTTTACAACATGGATGCACTCAAAACTGGATGCCTTTTTCAGAACATCCGTTCTAGAAAAAGAAGGATTTGAGCTATACGAGAAAGAAAATAGTATTGATAATGACCGTATAAATAATATAGGATATATTGTAAGAAACTTTAAACAAGGATTATATCGTACAACAAAAAAACATTTCAGCTCATATTTACCTGAAGATTTTGCAGTTGCAAAAAAACGTTTCTTAGAAAAATTAGACTACTACTTTACCCAATACGGTCAAAAATAGTACTAGGAGGAATCCGAAATGATACAATGTAATACAGAAAGGAGCCTTATTTATCAAGGTATGCATTATCTTGATTTAATAGCTAGCAATATCAAAAAAGGCGGAAAACTACTCGATGTATCTTATCAAACAGGTACAAACGGGTACCTGACTGTCAATATCACAACTAGCTATGTTGAGGGTTTAACCAAAACCGTTGAAGAACTAATTTATAAAGATGATTTACTTATCACTTGGAAACTAATAACTTCCTATGATGTTTACACCATCTTTTCTCGAAAAACCTTAAATGAGTATCTTACAAAATTAAACACACATGAGTTATGTGTTTCTTAAACAAAAAAAGAAAAGTCTTTTCCAGACTTTTCTTTTTTTGTTATAATTAGAACTTACGTTCGTATTTTATCTATGGAGTGATATGATATGCATAAAACAAAGCCCTACTACACAACACAAATTGAAGATTTCATCAAAAAATTATATCAATCAGTTTCTATTTTTTTACCTGAAGAGATCGATATGGTAAGGATTTCCGAAAAATTAAATGTTTGGTTACATTTTGCACCTTTCGGAAGTCGTGCTATATACAGAAATGATTTACCTAGTATTATTATTGATAGTCGAAAATCATTTCACCATCAATGGGAAGATTTTGGACATGAACTTTGTCATATTCTATTTCATGCAGGTAATCAACTACATATACCGAAAACTTTTATAGATTACCAAGAAACAAAAGCACAAAATTTCATGTTGCAATTTTGTGTACCAACTTTTATGTTAAGAAAAATAGATTTCCCTGATACAAGAGTGGAAGCAATTTACCTGATTGCAAAAACCTTTAATGTATCATCTGAAATCGCACATAAACGCTTGTTACATTATGAAAATCAATTATTAGCTAGCCATTTACAAAAAGGATTTTCCAGCGCATGTCTAACTACACCCTAAATTTATTTAATCCCTTTTTCAAAGCAAGTTTATCTTACATAAAAATATAGAGATTCTCGAAAAGCGATTGATAACAATTACAGGAATAGAAACTCTACTATTAGAAAATTTTTTCAGTAATTATTTACTTCTTTCTATACATTACAGTTCGTATAATTTTATAAATGAGGAGGTTTCTATATTATGAAAACTGCAATCTACCTGAGAAAATCCCGTGCCGATCTCGAAGCTGAAGCACGTGGTGAAGGAGAAACTTTAGCAAAACACCGCTCTACCCTGCTGAAAATTGCCAAGGAAATGAACTTAAATATTTTATCTGTCCGTGAGGAAATTGTTTCTGGTGAGAGCTTAGTAAAACGTCCGGAAATGTTAGCACTACTTGAAGAAATTGAAGATAACAAATATGATGTTGTTCTTTGTATGGATATGGACCGTTTAGGTCGTGGTGGTATGAAAGAGCAAGGAATCATTTTAGAGACGTTTAAACGATCCAATACGAAGATTATGACACCTAGGAAAACTTATGACCTCAACGATGAGTGGGATGAAGAATACAGTGAATTTGAAGCGTTTATGGCACGTAAGGAATTAAAGATTATTACACGTCGTATGCAACGTGGTCGTGTCGCAAGTGTAGAGGCTGGTAATTACCTTGGTACCCATGCACCATACGGTTATGATATCCACCGTTTAAATAAGCGAGAGCGTACGCTAATGATTAATTCAGAAGAAGCTTCTGTCGTAAGGATGATATTTGATTGGTATGCAAATGAGGATATGGGTGCAAGTGCAATTAGGAGTAAGTTAAATGATCTTGGCTACAAAAGTAAGTTAGGGAATGAATGGAACCCCTATAGTATCTTGGATATATTAAAAAACAATGTATACATCGGAAAAGTAACATGGCAAAAACGAAAAGAAGTAAAACGTCCTGATGCTGTGAAACGTAGTTGTGCACGGCAAGATAAATCAGAATGGATTATTGCTAATGGAAAGCATGAGCCTATCCTCTCAGAAAGCTTGTTTGAAACAGTACAAGAAAAATTAAATTCAAGATATCACGTTCCTTACAATACGAACGGAATAAAAAATCCTCTTGCTGGCATTATTAAATGTGGTAAATGTGGTTACAGTATGGTCCAACGTTATCCGAAAAATCGAAAGGAAGCTATGGATTGTAAACACCGTGGCTGCGAAAACAAATCAAGCTATACTGAGTTAATTGAGAAGCGTTTACTCGAAGCTTTAAAAGAATGGTACATCAATTATAAAGCTGATTTCGAAAAACATAAGCAAGATGATAAATTGAAAGAAACACAAGTTATTCAAATGAATGAAGCTTCATTACGAAAACTTGAAAAAGAATTAGTGGATGTCCAAAAACAAAAAAATAATTTACATGATTTATTAGAGCGTGGCGTTTACACTGTCGATATGTTTTTAGAGCGTTCTAATGTAGTTTCCGATCGTATTAATGAAATTACTTCAACGATGGAGAAGTTAAAGAAAGGAATTAAAACAGAAATAAAAAAGGAAAAAGTAAAGAAAGATACAATTCCTCAAGTTGAGCACGTTCTTGATCTATACTTCAAAACAGATGATCCGAAAAAGAAAAATAGCCTCCTAAAGTCAGTTTTAGAAAAGGCTGTTTACAAGAAGGAAAAATGGCAAAGACTTGATGATTTCGAACTTGTGCTTTACCCTAAGCTCCCTCAAGATGGCGACATATAAGCGTTCACGCTTTGTCGTCACCTTGTTGGTGTAATTAGATTAACTCCATTAAGACCAAGAGCATCATTCGTTGATACTGCTAACACGACAGGCTTTCCATTTCTTAAGGTTGCTTTTGCAGCCATTAATACAGGGGAATCTGTCATTGCATTTGCAAATTTACTCATTGAATTTCCTGTTAAAGGAGCGATTACCATGCAATCTAACGGGATTTTCGGGCCGAGTGGTTCTGCTCCAACGATAGAATTAATTGCTTTATATCCTGTTATTTCTTCAATCTTCTTAATCCACTCTGCACCTTCACCAAATCTAGTATTTGTTGATTGTACCGTATATGAAACAACTGGTCGTACTTCCGCACCTTCTGCAATTAACTTCTCTAAATGCGGCATAACTTCTTCATACGTACAATGTGAACCTGTAAAACCAAAACCAATTCGTTTTCCTTTCAAACTCATTTCCCATCCTCCTCCTTCGCAATCGCATCTGCTGTTAATAACTGAGAAAGAACATTCGCTAAAATTTGTCCTGCTGTTTTCGGTGCAACAATTCCAGGAAGACCTGGTGCTAATAATGCTTTCACACCTCTCTTCTCCGCATAACGAAAATCTGTACCACCTGGCTTAGAAGCTAAGTCAATCACTAATGTATGGGCTGGCATCCGTGAAATTACACTTGCTGTTACAACGAGGTGTGGAATTGTATTTATAACAATATCAATATTACTTACTTCTTTCTCAATATCCTGCATTTGAAAAGGAGAAAACATCATTTCGGTAATACGAGCAATATG
The DNA window shown above is from Bacillus clarus and carries:
- a CDS encoding ImmA/IrrE family metallo-endopeptidase, which gives rise to MHKTKPYYTTQIEDFIKKLYQSVSIFLPEEIDMVRISEKLNVWLHFAPFGSRAIYRNDLPSIIIDSRKSFHHQWEDFGHELCHILFHAGNQLHIPKTFIDYQETKAQNFMLQFCVPTFMLRKIDFPDTRVEAIYLIAKTFNVSSEIAHKRLLHYENQLLASHLQKGFSSACLTTP
- a CDS encoding recombinase family protein, whose amino-acid sequence is MKTAIYLRKSRADLEAEARGEGETLAKHRSTLLKIAKEMNLNILSVREEIVSGESLVKRPEMLALLEEIEDNKYDVVLCMDMDRLGRGGMKEQGIILETFKRSNTKIMTPRKTYDLNDEWDEEYSEFEAFMARKELKIITRRMQRGRVASVEAGNYLGTHAPYGYDIHRLNKRERTLMINSEEASVVRMIFDWYANEDMGASAIRSKLNDLGYKSKLGNEWNPYSILDILKNNVYIGKVTWQKRKEVKRPDAVKRSCARQDKSEWIIANGKHEPILSESLFETVQEKLNSRYHVPYNTNGIKNPLAGIIKCGKCGYSMVQRYPKNRKEAMDCKHRGCENKSSYTELIEKRLLEALKEWYINYKADFEKHKQDDKLKETQVIQMNEASLRKLEKELVDVQKQKNNLHDLLERGVYTVDMFLERSNVVSDRINEITSTMEKLKKGIKTEIKKEKVKKDTIPQVEHVLDLYFKTDDPKKKNSLLKSVLEKAVYKKEKWQRLDDFELVLYPKLPQDGDI